In one Candidatus Eisenbacteria bacterium genomic region, the following are encoded:
- the phoU gene encoding phosphate signaling complex protein PhoU: MDQELADLSALLAQMGGRAEEMVRKAMAALRTRNALLASELRADDLEVDRLELAIEERCLTLLALRQPIATDLRLVTAALHVATDLERVGDHAINVGRTVTELTRLPNTVSMPPELDRLAGAATGMLQRALDAFTARDSSSARSVCADDDEADALEDETLRILQERMISEPASVPMCVQLLLVARNLERIADLATNVAEEAIFVAQARVIKHHHEDPV; this comes from the coding sequence TTGGATCAGGAGCTGGCGGATCTCTCGGCCCTGCTGGCGCAGATGGGCGGGCGCGCCGAGGAGATGGTGCGCAAGGCCATGGCGGCGTTGCGCACGCGCAACGCGCTGCTGGCCTCGGAGCTGCGCGCCGACGACCTGGAGGTGGACCGGCTGGAGCTGGCCATCGAGGAACGCTGTCTCACGCTGCTGGCGCTGCGCCAGCCCATCGCCACCGACCTGCGCCTGGTGACCGCGGCGCTGCACGTGGCCACCGACCTGGAGCGGGTGGGGGACCACGCCATCAACGTGGGGCGCACCGTCACCGAGCTCACCCGGCTGCCCAACACCGTCTCGATGCCGCCGGAGCTGGACCGCCTGGCCGGCGCCGCCACGGGTATGCTGCAGCGCGCGCTGGACGCCTTCACCGCCCGCGACAGCAGCTCGGCCCGCAGCGTGTGCGCGGACGACGACGAGGCCGACGCCCTCGAGGACGAGACGCTGCGGATTCTCCAGGAGCGCATGATCTCGGAGCCGGCCAGCGTGCCGATGTGCGTGCAGCTGCTGCTGGTGGCCCGCAATCTCGAGCGGATCGCGGACCTGGCCACCAACGTGGCCGAGGAAGCCATCTTCGTGGCGCAGGCGCGGGTCATCAAGCACCATCACGAGGACCCGGTCTAG
- a CDS encoding aldo/keto reductase, whose amino-acid sequence MNYRRLGNSGLQVSELSLGAWITYGGAVGADVALECMKAAYEAGVNFFDNAEVYARGNAEMVTGQILRKLAWPRASYVVSTKFYWGLTDGPNQKNTLCRKYLMAAMDGSLTRLQLDYVDLAFCHRPDPGTPVEETVWAMHDMVQRGKALYWGVSEWDAAGIRQAYEIAERHHLRKPVTEQPQYNLFHRERVEQEYEPLCRDFGMGLTVWSPLASGLLSGKYNEGVPAGSRLATPTLGWLKEDVLRAERIQKVRQLAFVANRLGCTMAQLALAWCLKNPRVSSVITGATRVEQVRENLGALEVVPKMTDDVMRQIDAVMEGGA is encoded by the coding sequence ATGAACTACCGGAGGCTGGGCAATTCGGGGCTGCAGGTGAGCGAACTTTCGCTTGGCGCGTGGATCACCTACGGCGGGGCAGTGGGCGCCGACGTGGCCCTGGAGTGCATGAAGGCCGCCTACGAGGCGGGCGTCAACTTCTTCGACAACGCCGAGGTGTACGCGCGGGGCAACGCCGAGATGGTGACCGGGCAGATCCTGCGCAAGCTCGCTTGGCCCCGCGCCAGCTACGTGGTCTCCACCAAGTTCTACTGGGGCCTCACCGACGGGCCGAACCAGAAGAACACCCTGTGCCGCAAGTACCTCATGGCCGCCATGGACGGCTCGCTCACCCGGCTGCAGCTGGACTACGTGGACCTCGCATTCTGTCACCGCCCCGACCCCGGGACCCCGGTGGAGGAGACGGTGTGGGCCATGCACGACATGGTGCAGCGCGGCAAGGCGCTGTACTGGGGTGTGTCCGAGTGGGACGCCGCGGGCATCCGGCAGGCCTACGAGATCGCCGAGCGGCACCACCTGCGCAAGCCAGTCACCGAGCAGCCGCAGTACAACCTGTTCCACCGCGAGCGCGTGGAGCAGGAATACGAACCCCTGTGCCGGGATTTCGGCATGGGGCTCACGGTGTGGAGCCCGCTGGCCTCGGGGCTGCTGAGCGGCAAGTACAACGAGGGCGTGCCCGCCGGCTCGCGCCTGGCCACCCCCACGCTCGGCTGGCTCAAGGAAGACGTGCTGCGCGCCGAGCGCATCCAGAAGGTGCGGCAACTGGCCTTCGTCGCCAACCGCCTGGGCTGCACCATGGCCCAGCTGGCGCTGGCGTGGTGCCTCAAGAACCCGCGCGTGAGCAGCGTGATCACCGGCGCGACCCGCGTGGAGCAGGTGCGCGAGAATCTCGGGGCGCTGGAGGTGGTGCCGAAGATGACCGACGACGTGATGCGCCAGATTGATGCTGTAATGGAGGGTGGCGCCTGA
- a CDS encoding GNAT family N-acetyltransferase, whose product MSLGTRFSGEFYLARSPEGARPPAPGEVVAPATEADVPDLLRVAEAVHGPGGRTAALFTDRLRRGLRPYILRHDHTAAAFLWVGLQRYSIYPLRLSLLLAGGAGYVFDEATSPDFRRQGMLGKLFAAAWEREGLRVAVACIATSNAASLAANRRIGFAPECSVVMSRLLALRTHTVRPAEGGPALRFRSFARPGSNPVALSCRLDEHGLGDFRMSHQDTGPGGGDADLDSA is encoded by the coding sequence GTGAGCCTGGGCACCCGCTTCTCCGGGGAGTTCTACCTGGCGCGATCGCCGGAAGGCGCGCGCCCGCCCGCCCCGGGCGAGGTGGTGGCGCCGGCCACCGAGGCCGACGTGCCGGACCTGCTGCGCGTGGCGGAGGCGGTCCACGGCCCCGGCGGGCGCACCGCGGCGCTGTTCACCGACCGGCTCCGCCGCGGGCTGAGGCCCTACATCCTGCGCCACGACCACACGGCGGCGGCGTTCCTGTGGGTGGGCCTGCAGCGCTATTCCATCTATCCGCTGCGCCTCTCGCTGCTGCTCGCCGGAGGCGCGGGCTATGTGTTCGACGAGGCCACCTCCCCCGACTTCCGGCGCCAGGGCATGCTGGGCAAGCTCTTCGCGGCGGCCTGGGAGCGGGAGGGGCTGCGCGTGGCGGTGGCGTGTATCGCCACGTCCAACGCGGCGTCGCTGGCTGCGAACCGGCGGATCGGGTTCGCGCCGGAGTGCAGCGTGGTGATGTCGCGGTTGCTGGCGCTGCGAACGCACACGGTGCGGCCCGCGGAAGGTGGCCCGGCGCTTCGCTTCCGATCGTTCGCGCGCCCGGGGAGCAATCCCGTGGCGCTCAGCTGCCGGCTGGACGAGCACGGACTGGGGGACTTCCGGATGTCGCACCAGGACACCGGCCCGGGCGGCGGGGACGCGGACCTCGATTCCGCCTGA
- a CDS encoding phenylacetate--CoA ligase family protein, translated as MDLFAPVVRHVVAPLQAFREGRPVYRILRELERTQYLPPAEIRARQEEKLHALIAWAGERCPFHAGRFRAAGLDPASFSMDDFRRLPPLTKADVRAHGADLLARGFPEAKRLASKTGGSTSVPLQFFVDFDSNVRKTALALRNNSWAGWNVGDKVAMVWGAHDLNASLKIRLRNLLLDRAIALDTLRLDAAMMHDFARRMRSHRPTVVFGHSHSMYILASFMRRHGYGAPTVRTVISTSTVLADIERATLEDVFQCKVFDRYGCEEVSLIASECDAHSGMHLNSDHLLVEFLVEGRPAAPGECGEIHLTDLTNVAMPFIRYRVEDAGTPTDRACPCGRGLPLMEKVQGRVADFIVTPEGRVIFGVSILDNFTAKFLGLERVQIVQERMDHLLFRVVKGADFTDEVLAAFRARIPEFFGPTMKYDFEFVDQIPREASGKYRFTISKVANPFQEAADRSPNP; from the coding sequence ATGGACCTGTTCGCGCCCGTCGTCCGACATGTGGTGGCCCCGCTGCAGGCGTTTCGCGAGGGCCGCCCGGTGTACCGCATCCTGCGCGAGCTGGAGCGCACCCAGTACCTCCCTCCCGCCGAGATCCGCGCCCGCCAGGAGGAGAAGCTCCACGCCCTGATCGCGTGGGCCGGCGAGCGCTGCCCCTTCCACGCCGGGCGCTTCCGGGCCGCCGGACTGGACCCCGCCAGCTTCAGCATGGACGACTTCCGCCGCCTTCCGCCGCTTACCAAGGCCGACGTGCGCGCCCACGGGGCCGACCTGCTGGCACGCGGCTTCCCCGAAGCGAAGCGCCTCGCCAGCAAGACCGGCGGCTCCACCAGCGTGCCGCTGCAGTTCTTCGTGGACTTCGACAGCAACGTGCGCAAGACCGCGCTGGCGCTGCGCAACAACTCCTGGGCCGGCTGGAACGTGGGCGACAAGGTGGCGATGGTGTGGGGCGCCCACGACCTGAACGCCAGTCTCAAGATCCGGCTGCGCAACCTGCTGCTGGACCGGGCCATCGCGCTGGACACGCTGCGCCTCGACGCGGCCATGATGCACGACTTCGCGCGCCGCATGCGCTCCCACCGGCCGACGGTGGTGTTCGGGCATTCTCACTCCATGTACATCCTGGCTTCCTTCATGCGCCGGCACGGTTACGGCGCGCCCACGGTGAGGACCGTGATCAGCACCTCCACGGTGCTGGCCGACATCGAGCGCGCCACGCTGGAGGACGTATTCCAGTGCAAGGTATTTGACCGCTACGGGTGCGAGGAAGTGAGCCTCATAGCCAGCGAGTGCGACGCGCACTCGGGCATGCACCTGAACTCCGACCACCTGCTGGTGGAGTTCCTGGTGGAGGGCCGGCCCGCCGCGCCCGGGGAATGCGGCGAGATCCACCTCACCGACCTCACCAACGTGGCCATGCCCTTCATCCGCTACCGCGTGGAGGACGCCGGCACCCCCACCGACCGCGCCTGCCCCTGCGGGCGCGGCCTGCCGCTCATGGAGAAGGTGCAGGGCCGCGTCGCGGACTTCATCGTCACACCGGAGGGACGGGTGATCTTCGGCGTGTCCATCCTGGACAACTTCACCGCGAAGTTCCTGGGGCTGGAGCGGGTGCAGATCGTGCAGGAGCGGATGGACCACCTGCTCTTCCGCGTGGTGAAGGGCGCGGACTTCACGGACGAGGTGCTGGCGGCGTTCCGCGCGCGGATCCCGGAGTTCTTCGGGCCCACCATGAAGTACGACTTCGAGTTCGTGGACCAGATACCGCGCGAGGCCAGCGGCAAGTACCGCTTCACCATCTCGAAGGTCGCCAACCCGTTCCAGGAAGCGGCCGACAGGAGCCCCAACCCGTGA
- a CDS encoding endonuclease/exonuclease/phosphatase family protein, which yields MRPTSRFAPRFVSRIPCLSVAALRRLAAAATICPLLWLAGCARLDPNTQPPPATCDPSDSATPCCGRTAVGTGFPGELAAVGTDTTLDLATWNMLNFPSSHPASVGIQMAARIISAASLDLWAVEEIASVSSFDSVLARLPGYAGLVSPDQYSPGNYQKTGVIYRTSVITVRSVTPIFTGDFSAFPRPPLELDIAATANNRTYSFRLIVLHLKAGSTADDLARRRDANFKIRQYLDLQQTARPGVPYLVAGDWNGVLTDAPDRNSFTSLLSDSTDYKFLTMGITGRSDLYSHPASARLIDHWMINRAACPVFARARVVTLRPGDYLPTYQDDLSDHRPVMVAVPVFR from the coding sequence TTGCGTCCGACTTCGCGATTCGCGCCCCGTTTCGTGTCACGCATCCCGTGCCTGTCCGTCGCCGCCCTCCGGCGGCTCGCGGCGGCCGCGACGATCTGCCCGCTGCTGTGGCTGGCCGGCTGCGCCCGCCTGGACCCCAACACCCAGCCCCCGCCAGCCACCTGCGATCCCTCCGATTCCGCGACGCCCTGCTGCGGGCGCACCGCGGTGGGCACGGGGTTTCCGGGCGAGCTGGCCGCGGTCGGCACCGACACCACGCTCGACCTGGCCACCTGGAACATGCTGAACTTCCCCTCCAGCCACCCCGCGAGCGTGGGCATCCAGATGGCGGCGCGCATCATCTCGGCCGCCAGCCTGGACCTCTGGGCGGTGGAGGAGATCGCCAGCGTGTCCAGCTTCGACTCGGTCCTGGCCCGGCTGCCGGGCTACGCGGGGCTGGTTTCCCCGGACCAGTACAGCCCGGGCAACTACCAGAAGACCGGGGTGATCTACCGGACCTCGGTGATCACGGTCCGCTCCGTCACGCCCATCTTCACCGGGGACTTCAGCGCGTTTCCAAGGCCGCCCCTCGAGCTGGACATCGCCGCGACGGCCAACAACCGCACCTATTCCTTCCGCCTGATCGTGCTGCACCTGAAGGCCGGCAGCACCGCCGATGATCTGGCTCGCCGCCGGGATGCCAACTTCAAGATCCGCCAGTACCTCGACCTGCAGCAGACGGCCCGGCCCGGCGTGCCCTACCTGGTGGCGGGCGACTGGAACGGCGTGCTCACCGACGCGCCGGACCGCAACTCGTTCACCAGCCTGCTGTCCGATTCGACGGACTACAAGTTCCTCACCATGGGCATCACCGGCAGGTCCGACCTCTACTCGCACCCGGCCTCCGCGCGGCTGATTGACCACTGGATGATCAACCGCGCCGCCTGCCCCGTGTTCGCGCGCGCCCGCGTGGTGACGCTGCGGCCGGGCGATTACCTGCCCACCTACCAGGACGACCTGTCCGACCACCGGCCGGTGATGGTGGCGGTGCCGGTGTTCCGGTAG